The Jannaschia sp. GRR-S6-38 genomic interval GGCTGGGCGTGCCGGTCACCGTCGACAACGACGCCAACCTCCTGACCATGGCCGAGCTGTGGTTCGGGCGCGGGCGCGAGCTGTCGGATTTCGCGGTGGTCACGATCGAGTTCGGCGTGGGGCTGGGGCTGGTCGTGGATCACGCCCCCTATCGCGGCGCGCATGGCCACGGGATGGAACTGGGCCACACCAAGGTCCAGCTCGATGGCGCGCTCTGCCGCTGCGGGCAGCGCGGCTGCCTGGAGGCCTATGTCGCCGATTTCGCGCTGGTGCGCGAAGCCGCGGTCGCGCTGGATGGCGAGCTGCCGCCGCGCGGTCAGGTTCTGGAGGCGCTCTTCGCGCAGGCTAAGGACGGCAACGAGGCGGCGCGGGCAATCTTCGACCGGGCGGGGCGCTACCTCGCGCTGGGCCTCGCCAACGTGGCCAACCTGTTCGACCCGCGCCGCATCATCCTGTCGGGCAGCCGGATGCGCTACGACTTCCTCTATGCCGAGGAGATGCTGGCCGAGGTGCCGGGCCTGACCCTCAACGATCCGCCGCCGATCGAGGTGAACGCGTGGGACGACCTGGTCTGGGCCCGCGGCGCCGCCGCGATGGCGCTGGCCGACGCGACGCCGCGGCTGTTGGCATGAGATGGGCG includes:
- a CDS encoding ROK family transcriptional regulator, which codes for MGLDGPSNRIAAAATQLPATGLPGCGPLRGAHVASVAPLKQRIYEAVRSAGHISRASLAKALEVSPGSVTPLVSDLLSGGLLREVEEEDAPHSGRGRPPVTLGVAADRGTVIGLKVSDHDYSAALVDLAGQPVAQVGAPRGAGRSVSGLLDEIAQLVDRLLEGQDRDRLIGAGLGLPGMIDHASGRMRWSPILAGRDVDLAGMATERLGVPVTVDNDANLLTMAELWFGRGRELSDFAVVTIEFGVGLGLVVDHAPYRGAHGHGMELGHTKVQLDGALCRCGQRGCLEAYVADFALVREAAVALDGELPPRGQVLEALFAQAKDGNEAARAIFDRAGRYLALGLANVANLFDPRRIILSGSRMRYDFLYAEEMLAEVPGLTLNDPPPIEVNAWDDLVWARGAAAMALADATPRLLA